One region of Mesobacillus boroniphilus genomic DNA includes:
- the qcrB gene encoding menaquinol-cytochrome c reductase cytochrome b subunit, with amino-acid sequence MLNKIYDWVDERLDITPLWRDIADHEVPEHVNPAHHFSAFVYCFGGLTFFITVIQILSGMFLTMYYVPDIKNAWESVYYLQNQVAFGQIVRGMHHWGASLVIVMMFLHTLRVFFQGAYKKPRELNWVVGVLIFFVMLALGLTGYLLPWDMKALFATKVTLQIAEAVPLIGPYIKILLSGHSTIVGAQTLTRFFAIHVFFLPAALLGLMGAHFLMIRKQGISGPL; translated from the coding sequence TTGTTAAACAAAATTTACGATTGGGTAGATGAGCGTTTAGATATTACGCCTTTGTGGCGCGATATTGCAGACCATGAGGTTCCTGAGCACGTTAACCCGGCGCACCATTTTTCTGCGTTCGTGTATTGCTTTGGCGGTCTGACGTTTTTCATCACTGTCATTCAGATTCTTTCTGGAATGTTCCTGACAATGTATTATGTGCCGGACATCAAGAATGCATGGGAATCTGTTTATTATCTTCAAAACCAGGTAGCGTTTGGACAAATTGTCCGCGGAATGCATCACTGGGGTGCGAGCCTTGTCATCGTTATGATGTTCTTACATACGCTTCGCGTGTTCTTCCAGGGCGCTTATAAGAAACCTCGTGAATTGAACTGGGTTGTCGGAGTTTTAATTTTCTTCGTAATGTTGGCTCTTGGCTTGACAGGATACTTGCTTCCATGGGATATGAAAGCATTATTCGCAACCAAGGTTACATTGCAGATTGCAGAAGCTGTCCCATTAATTGGGCCATACATTAAAATACTGCTATCCGGACATTCAACAATCGTTGGTGCTCAAACCTTGACTCGTTTCTTTGCGATCCACGTCTTCTTCTTGCCTGCTGCACTATTAGGCTTGATGGGAGCGCACTTCCTGATGATTCGTAAGCAAGGTATTTCTGGTCCATTGTAA
- a CDS encoding DUF1405 domain-containing protein: protein MKRLYPLLGNRSVLWLLFWVNVLGTTYGYYWYKWQLIDTPPEFLLFVPDSPTASLFFVFVLGAFLMGKNWPLMEALAIVSLVKYGLWAVVMNLMVFFVSGQLDLIGLMLMASHFAMAVEGVLYAPFYRMKSWHLIVAAIVVLHNEIIDYVFEMMPRYHTLDLYMDQIAYFTFWLSIFSIAVGYYFGLRPERFSLSLKRSR from the coding sequence ATAAAAAGATTATACCCTTTGCTAGGGAACAGATCCGTCTTATGGCTGTTATTTTGGGTAAATGTATTAGGGACAACTTATGGATACTATTGGTACAAATGGCAGCTTATTGATACACCGCCAGAATTTCTTCTTTTTGTACCTGATAGTCCTACAGCAAGCCTGTTCTTTGTATTCGTTTTAGGGGCATTTCTTATGGGGAAAAACTGGCCGCTTATGGAGGCATTGGCTATCGTTAGTTTAGTCAAGTATGGCCTTTGGGCAGTAGTCATGAATTTAATGGTTTTCTTCGTTTCAGGTCAGCTTGATTTGATTGGGCTTATGCTGATGGCATCTCATTTTGCCATGGCAGTGGAAGGGGTCTTATATGCTCCTTTTTATCGAATGAAGTCATGGCATTTGATTGTAGCTGCAATAGTCGTTCTACATAATGAAATCATTGATTATGTTTTCGAAATGATGCCAAGGTACCATACGCTAGATTTATACATGGACCAGATTGCGTATTTTACATTTTGGCTGAGCATATTCTCGATCGCTGTTGGATATTACTTCGGGCTGCGGCCCGAGCGATTCTCCCTTTCGCTAAAAAGATCAAGATAA
- a CDS encoding ubiquinol-cytochrome c reductase iron-sulfur subunit, with protein sequence MSKHRVSRRQFLNYTLTGVGGFMAAGMLMPMVRFAVDPVLKGEDAGDFIATPLKIADITNEPQKVNFTFTQKDAWYESEETGTAWVFKNEGGEIIALSPVCKHLGCVVDWNTDKKNPNMFFCPCHYGLYEKDGTNVPGTPPLAPLDVYPTKEKDGFLYVGKAEPRKGA encoded by the coding sequence GTGAGTAAGCATCGTGTTTCAAGACGTCAATTCTTAAACTATACTCTAACAGGTGTAGGCGGTTTCATGGCTGCAGGGATGCTGATGCCAATGGTTCGTTTTGCCGTTGATCCTGTACTTAAGGGTGAAGATGCGGGAGATTTTATCGCGACTCCATTGAAGATCGCAGATATCACAAATGAACCGCAAAAAGTCAACTTTACTTTCACACAAAAAGATGCATGGTATGAATCCGAAGAAACTGGAACTGCTTGGGTATTTAAGAACGAAGGCGGGGAGATTATTGCCCTGTCACCAGTATGTAAACACCTTGGTTGTGTTGTAGACTGGAATACGGATAAGAAAAATCCGAACATGTTCTTCTGTCCTTGCCATTACGGCCTTTACGAAAAGGACGGTACGAACGTGCCAGGCACACCGCCATTGGCACCATTGGATGTATATCCAACAAAAGAAAAAGACGGGTTCCTTTATGTAGGAAAAGCCGAACCACGAAAGGGGGCGTAA
- a CDS encoding menaquinol-cytochrome c reductase cytochrome b/c subunit — translation MHRGKGMKFVGDSRVPAERKPNIPKDYSEYPGKTEAFWPNFLLKEWMVGAVFLIGYLSLTIAHPSPLERIADPTDTAYIPLPDWYFLFLYQLLKYSYASGPYTVIGALVIPGLAFGALMLAPFIDRGPERRPSKRPLATGFMLLSLASVFYLTWESVAHHDWEAAKKQGQIVDVEIDKNSDGYKIAQAQTCTSCHGGELAGGAAAPSLLDTKMNAEEIADVAKNGKGSMPAVFKGTDEELQTLAEFIDGLSE, via the coding sequence ATGCATCGTGGTAAAGGTATGAAGTTCGTAGGAGACTCTCGTGTCCCTGCAGAACGCAAGCCTAATATTCCGAAAGATTACTCGGAATACCCTGGCAAAACGGAAGCGTTTTGGCCTAACTTCCTGTTGAAGGAATGGATGGTTGGTGCTGTCTTCCTAATCGGATACTTGAGCTTGACTATCGCTCACCCGTCTCCGCTTGAGAGGATTGCCGATCCTACTGATACAGCGTATATTCCATTGCCAGACTGGTATTTCTTATTCTTATATCAATTGCTTAAATATTCTTATGCTTCTGGTCCATATACTGTAATAGGGGCATTAGTTATTCCAGGCCTTGCGTTTGGTGCACTAATGTTGGCTCCATTTATTGACCGCGGCCCAGAACGCCGTCCATCAAAGCGTCCGCTTGCGACAGGTTTCATGCTGTTGTCGCTCGCTTCAGTCTTCTACCTTACTTGGGAATCTGTTGCCCACCATGACTGGGAAGCAGCCAAGAAACAGGGACAGATTGTGGATGTTGAAATCGACAAGAATTCTGATGGATACAAAATTGCACAGGCGCAAACTTGTACTTCCTGCCATGGCGGCGAACTTGCCGGTGGTGCAGCTGCGCCAAGTTTGTTAGATACAAAAATGAATGCTGAAGAAATTGCTGATGTTGCCAAGAATGGTAAAGGAAGCATGCCTGCAGTCTTCAAAGGAACAGACGAAGAACTTCAGACTCTTGCTGAATTCATCGACGGCCTTAGCGAGTAA